TTTTTTGCAAAAACTCGGGGAGATGTTGACGTTTCTGATCCCACATTATGTCAGCGAGGGGAAGAGCCACCTGATCATCGGGATTGGCTGTACGGGGGGACGGCATCGTTCGGTGACGATTGCCAATGAACTCTTCCATTTTCTGCAGCAGGAAGGTTGTTCCCTGGCAATCGAACATCGGGATATTGACAAATAAAGGGTTGGTGTCATGGCTGGGAAAATAACGACCTTTTCGCAGAAGGTGAAAAGTGAACTCTGTCGTACAAGGCCCCTTTTTCCATGTTGTACCCGTGCAGAATTGGGAGCCATAATCCACCTGCGTGGTTATATCACTCTCAACGAGCGGAAACCGATGTTGAATATAAGGCTGGACAGCAACGCATTGACCAGATATGTTTTCAAAACAATCAAGGAGACGGTCCATGCAGCCCCCGGGGTAATGTACCATGAAAGGGAAAAATGTGCGGGTTCATATTTTGTGATCCGCATCCTGGATGAGGCTGTCCTGGAGAAACTGTTTTCATGTCTGGGGATGAAGAAACAGGGACAGTGGCTGGGGGTGCCCCGGGTCAATCCGCAGATGGTGCGGAACGGTTGCTGCCGGGGAAGTTACCTGCGGGGGGCATTTATGGCCGGAGGATCGATCAATTCGCCGCGGGCCGCTTACCACCTGGAAATATTTTCTGAATATGAAATCTACGCCCGCGAGATGCTCGAACTGATGCAAGAATTTGAAATTACCGCCTCGTTGCGCCGCCGGGAAAAAGGTTATTACGTTTATCTGAAAAATGCGGAATCAATACTGGATTTTTTAAGACTCATCAGGGCCTATTCCCCTTTGATGCAGATGGAGGAGCAGCGGGTCTTCAAGAGTTTGCGAAACCATACAAATCGTCTGGTGAACTGCGAGACGGCCAACCTGAACAAGATCGTTGCGGCTTCCTGCAAACAGACAGAGGCCATCGAGGCTATTGCCCGGAGTATAGGACTGGACAGGTTGCCCACCGGATTGAGGGAAGCTGCTATCTTGAGAATAGAACATCCCGAGGCTTCCCTCAAAGAATTGGGGGAGATGATGAATCCTCCGCTGAGCAAGTCGGGGATCAGTTACCGCCTTAAAAGGTTGAACAGGATAGCCGACCATATTTCGGGGCGCGGAGATAAGTCCTGTTGATTTTGGGAAAGATAGATGACGGTTCATGGGTAAAATAACGGTTGAACAACTTCAAAGCGGGGTTGGCACTGAAAGGAATTTGATTGTCACCGGG
This is a stretch of genomic DNA from Bacillota bacterium. It encodes these proteins:
- the whiA gene encoding DNA-binding protein WhiA; protein product: MAGKITTFSQKVKSELCRTRPLFPCCTRAELGAIIHLRGYITLNERKPMLNIRLDSNALTRYVFKTIKETVHAAPGVMYHEREKCAGSYFVIRILDEAVLEKLFSCLGMKKQGQWLGVPRVNPQMVRNGCCRGSYLRGAFMAGGSINSPRAAYHLEIFSEYEIYAREMLELMQEFEITASLRRREKGYYVYLKNAESILDFLRLIRAYSPLMQMEEQRVFKSLRNHTNRLVNCETANLNKIVAASCKQTEAIEAIARSIGLDRLPTGLREAAILRIEHPEASLKELGEMMNPPLSKSGISYRLKRLNRIADHISGRGDKSC